Sequence from the Bacillus thuringiensis genome:
GTATCCATTTCATCTACATGAACCGTCGTGCGATTACGATACAAAGCAATCAAAATGGCGAGTCCTACTGCCGCCTCCGCTGCTGCTACAGCCATCGTAAACAGAGAGAAAATTTGCCCTGTTAAATTTGGAAATAAGCCTAATTTACTAAACGCTACTAAATTTAAATTGGCCGCATTAAGCATTAATTCAATACAAACTAATACAATCACTGTGTTTCGCTTCGTTAAAGCGCCAAATAAACCGATGCAAAACAAAATAATCGCAAGCGTTAAATACGCAGAAGCCGGAACGCTACTCATTGGAATCCTCCTCTTTCTCATCCTTCTTCGCAAGTATAATCGCGCCAACAAGTGCTACAAGTAAAATAACTGAGGTTAACTCAAATGGAATAATATATTCTGAATAGAGAAGTGTACCGATTTGAAGTGTGTTTTTTTCATGGAGAGGTAAACTTCCTTGTGTGCTTTCATTTGAAAAATCAATATTGTTAACAGCGAAATACATAACTGCCCCAAATGCTACAACCGCAAAGAAGATAATCCATTTTCGAAGAGTAAGACGCGACTCATTTTCCGCATTATGTTTCGTTAACATAATGCCAAAAATCATAATAATTGTGATCGCACCAGAGTAAAGTAAAATTTGTGCAACGCCGATAAATTCGGCCGATAAAAGAAAGTACAAACCTGCAATGCTAAGGAATGTCAGAACGAGAGCTAGCATCATATGCATGACTTTCGTTAAATTCAACATAAGAACGCCGCCAATAATTGCAGACAAGGATAGTATAAAGAATGCTACAAACTCGCCATTCATGCTTTATTCTCCTTCCTGACGTTTTCATCGTTTTCGTCAAGCCACTGCAAATTTTTAAATAAGTCATCACGTGAATATTCCGCGAGTTCAAAGTTATTTGTCATAACAATCGCCTCTGTCGGACAAACTTCTGTACATAAATCACAAAGAATACAAATTTCAAAATTAATATCGTATGTGTCGATAATTTTTCCTTTTTTCGTAGGATCAGGATGTTTTTTCCCCGTTAACTGAATACAGTCTGTCGGACAAATGTTAGAGCACTGATTACAAACAATACATTTTTCCGGATAAAATTTTTGAATTCCTCGAAAGCGGTCTGGCAGTGGCAACGGTTGATTCGGATAATCATAAGTCACCTTCTTCTTGCTCAAATTGCTTAATGTATATTTTAATCCTTTAAATAGACCTTTCATCTCTTACTGGCACCCCCCTCATAGATTAGAAGAATAACTCCTTAATCAATGCCGTTAAGAAAATATTCGCAAGTGCAATTGGCAATAATACTTTCCAGCCAAACTCCATTAACTGGTCACCTCTTATACGCGGAAACGTAACGCGGAACCAAATTAATAGAAAGACTACACTGCTAAACTTTAAAGCAAACCATACGGCTCCTGGGATAAATCCAAGGAACATAACTGGATTCCATCCGCCTAAAAAGAGAACTGTAATTAAAGATGCCATCCCGAAGAAATATACGTACTCTGAAAGCATGAAAAATGCCCAGCGAAACCCTGAGTATTCCGTATGATATCCAGAAACAAGTTCCGATTCTGCTTCCGGCAAATCAAACGGCGTCCTATTTAACTCAGCTACCGCCGCGATTAAGAATACGACGAAACCGATTGGCTGCACGAAAATGTACCAAACATTCTCCTGTGCTGCTACGATTTCATTTAAATTTAGGCTACCAGCTAACAAAACGATGCCAATTACACTCATTACGAGCGGAATTTCATAAGAAATCATTTGCGCCGCCGCACGCATCCCTCCTAAAAGAGAATATTTATTATTGGATGCCCATCCTCCGGTTACGACGCCAATCGTCGTAATGCCAGAAATAGCGATGTAATACAGTAAACCTACGCCAATATCCGCGAACTGAAATTTATCAGTAAATGGGATGACTGCAAGCACCATAAATGCTGGCGCGAATGCAATGACAGGCGCTAATATAAACAATGGTTTATCTGCCGCCTTCGGAATACTATCTTCTTTTAGTAGTAGTTTCAAAACATCAGCTACCGTTTGCAGCAGACCGAACCGGCCCCCGACTTGGTTTGGTCCAATTCGCCCTTGCATAAAACCCATCACTTTCCGTTCTGCCAAAATACCATATGTAACGAAACCGAGGACTGCAAATAATAGGAGCACCGCTAATCCGAAAAAAATGAAGAAATTCGTCCAGCTTGAAGGTGATTGTAAGAGCGTTTCAATCATCAGCCATCAACCTCCCCAAGTACAATATCAACTCCACCTAAAATCGTAATTAAATTGGCGATGTTTTCACCTTTCAATAACTTCGGTAAAATTTGCAAATTGTAAAAAGACGGCCTGCGAAACTTCAAACGGTACGGCTCTTTCTTTCCGTCACTAGCAATATAGCAACCAATCTCTCCACGCGGCGACTCTATACGGACGAACGCTTCCCCTTTAGGCGCCTTAATAATTTTCGGCACTTTCGCCAGCACAGCTCCTTCTTTTGGGAACTGCTGGACTGCTTGCTCAACAATCTTTAAAGACTCCTCAATTTCCTGCATTCGGCAAACGTAGCGATCCCAAGCATCCCCCACGCTCCCAACAGGAATATCAAAGTCAAACCGATCATAAATGGAGTACGGTTCATCCTTGCGAAGATCCCAGTTCACTCCGGTACACCGCAAATTCGCTCCGCTTAAAGAATACGAAATCGCTTCTTCCGCGCTATATGTACCAACGCCTTTCACACGATTTAGGAAAATCTCATTACCGCTAACAAGGTCGTGGTAACCTGCCAATTGTTCTCTCATATACGGAACAAACTCTTCCACTTTTTCAATCCAACCGTCCGGCGCATCCCATTTCACACCGCCGACTCTCATATAGTTAAAAGTAAGCCGTGCACCGCATAATTCGTTTAATAAATTAATAATCATCTCTCGCTCACGAAACGCGTACAAAAACGGGCTGACCGCTCCTATATCAAGAAGATTTGTCCCCCACCAAACGAGGTGGCTCGCAATCCTTCCAAGCTCCATCGCAAGCACTCGCAAGTATTCAGCCCGCTCTGGGATTTCAAGCCCCATCATCGTCTCTACAGCATGGCAAATGACGTAATTATTCGTCATGGCCGATAAATAGTCCATTCGATCTGTATAAGGGATAATTTGCGTATACTGTAAGCTCTCTGCAATCTTTTCGGTCCCGCGATGCAAATATCCAATAACCGGTGTAGCTTCTTTAATAATTTCCCCATCAATCTTAATAACAAGCCTGAACACACCATGCGTACTCGGATGCTGAGGACCTACATTCAAAAGCATTTCTTCCGTACGTATCATTTAGCTACACCTCCACATCATACGGTTCGTAATCTTTCCTAAGCGGGTACCCTACCCAATCATCAGGCATTAAAATACGTGATAAATTCGGATGCCCCTTAAATACAATACCAAGCAAATCATACGCTTCCCGCTCTGGCCAATCCGCCCCTTTCCAAAGTGCCGTCACGGATTCTACTTGCGGTGCTTCCCTATCCAGCTTTACTTTCACCGCTACTGACTGTTTCTTTCCATATGAAAATAAATGAACATACACTTCCATATGTGTCACAAAATCCGTCGCATGTAGCTCTGACATGTAATCAAAAGCAAGTCCCTCATGGAATCGCAATGACTCCATCACTTCATAATACTTCGCGGAATCCACCACAAGAGTTGGCACGTCCTTTGAAAGTTTATTAATGTAGGAATCTACTAATGCATCCTCTCCTATTTTCCCTTTAATAACTTCAACATACTGATTTAAATACGGTTGATTCACAGATGGCTCTTCCTGCTTCGGCTCCTCTTCCTTCTTACCTTCAGCACCCTTCGTCTTCGCCCTTGCAGCCGCTGCCGCTTTTGCCTTTGCTGCTGCAATTGCCTTCGCCTTTTCATCTCCCGAATCCCCATCACCTTGCGAGGCTTTCTGCTTTGCTAACGCCGCTGCTTTTGCTTTTGCAGCTGCTACTGCCTTCGCCTTCGCTT
This genomic interval carries:
- the nuoK gene encoding NADH-quinone oxidoreductase subunit NuoK, producing the protein MSSVPASAYLTLAIILFCIGLFGALTKRNTVIVLVCIELMLNAANLNLVAFSKLGLFPNLTGQIFSLFTMAVAAAEAAVGLAILIALYRNRTTVHVDEMDTLKG
- a CDS encoding NADH-quinone oxidoreductase subunit J, whose amino-acid sequence is MNGEFVAFFILSLSAIIGGVLMLNLTKVMHMMLALVLTFLSIAGLYFLLSAEFIGVAQILLYSGAITIIMIFGIMLTKHNAENESRLTLRKWIIFFAVVAFGAVMYFAVNNIDFSNESTQGSLPLHEKNTLQIGTLLYSEYIIPFELTSVILLVALVGAIILAKKDEKEEDSNE
- the nuoI gene encoding NADH-quinone oxidoreductase subunit NuoI: MKGLFKGLKYTLSNLSKKKVTYDYPNQPLPLPDRFRGIQKFYPEKCIVCNQCSNICPTDCIQLTGKKHPDPTKKGKIIDTYDINFEICILCDLCTEVCPTEAIVMTNNFELAEYSRDDLFKNLQWLDENDENVRKENKA
- the nuoH gene encoding NADH-quinone oxidoreductase subunit NuoH, with translation MIETLLQSPSSWTNFFIFFGLAVLLLFAVLGFVTYGILAERKVMGFMQGRIGPNQVGGRFGLLQTVADVLKLLLKEDSIPKAADKPLFILAPVIAFAPAFMVLAVIPFTDKFQFADIGVGLLYYIAISGITTIGVVTGGWASNNKYSLLGGMRAAAQMISYEIPLVMSVIGIVLLAGSLNLNEIVAAQENVWYIFVQPIGFVVFLIAAVAELNRTPFDLPEAESELVSGYHTEYSGFRWAFFMLSEYVYFFGMASLITVLFLGGWNPVMFLGFIPGAVWFALKFSSVVFLLIWFRVTFPRIRGDQLMEFGWKVLLPIALANIFLTALIKELFF
- the nuoD gene encoding NADH-quinone oxidoreductase subunit NuoD, with the protein product MIRTEEMLLNVGPQHPSTHGVFRLVIKIDGEIIKEATPVIGYLHRGTEKIAESLQYTQIIPYTDRMDYLSAMTNNYVICHAVETMMGLEIPERAEYLRVLAMELGRIASHLVWWGTNLLDIGAVSPFLYAFREREMIINLLNELCGARLTFNYMRVGGVKWDAPDGWIEKVEEFVPYMREQLAGYHDLVSGNEIFLNRVKGVGTYSAEEAISYSLSGANLRCTGVNWDLRKDEPYSIYDRFDFDIPVGSVGDAWDRYVCRMQEIEESLKIVEQAVQQFPKEGAVLAKVPKIIKAPKGEAFVRIESPRGEIGCYIASDGKKEPYRLKFRRPSFYNLQILPKLLKGENIANLITILGGVDIVLGEVDG
- a CDS encoding NADH-quinone oxidoreductase subunit C, with amino-acid sequence MSNLDKDLEDLKKEAARRAKEEARKRLVAKHEAEISKIEEENQGKEKALPKNDELTVEEAKRRAAALAKQKREGTEEVTEEEKAKAKTKEAAAVKAKAAALAKQKREGAEEVTEEEKAKVKAKAAAAAKAKAAALAKQKREGTEEVTEEEKAKVKAKAAAAAKAKAAALAKQKREGTGEVTEEEKAKAKAKAVAAAKAKAAALAKQKASQGDGDSGDEKAKAIAAAKAKAAAAARAKTKGAEGKKEEEPKQEEPSVNQPYLNQYVEVIKGKIGEDALVDSYINKLSKDVPTLVVDSAKYYEVMESLRFHEGLAFDYMSELHATDFVTHMEVYVHLFSYGKKQSVAVKVKLDREAPQVESVTALWKGADWPEREAYDLLGIVFKGHPNLSRILMPDDWVGYPLRKDYEPYDVEV